The following are encoded in a window of Halosolutus halophilus genomic DNA:
- a CDS encoding DUF460 domain-containing protein: MSTRTSALDAVVFGVDVQSGDVRGDAPSYALVVYDGEDVSRDVVTHRKLRRLIDDEEPAIVATDNMYELAADKDQLIHFLGSLPTGTKLVQVTGAEQPEPLSRVAKRHGIPYGKEPMQEAEAAARLAAHSVGQEVSAFTDTTEVKVARGRSTGKGGWSEDRYTRRIHGSVKKRAREVESELEDANLAYEADVREAYGGYANAVFTVEAKPSDIPVSRSRSGDVRVEIERERRDGIEFRPLAKRRDHVVVGIDPGTTTAVAIVSLEGTVLDVWSSRTSDTADVIEWIVERGRPIIVAADVTPMPETVEKFRRSFDAAGWTPASDLPIDEKQHRTREHPYEDDHQRDALAAALFAVDDHEDQFDRIAAKLPPGVDRGEVTARVVAGEESVEAVLTDLEDDDTDDEDTSEHEPRELTEEEKRIKDLKRQVDRLQSHVETLEGRLEKRDDRIDELERELDAARREERKEVRRDREVNRLERKANRLERERDEAREDAETLEKKVDRMKALWKLDHSNFSDVSAEKEGLVPVKVVEKFTKGAIREADDQYGIAPGDVVYLRDASGAGRSTAELLADFEPRVILKDGGLSEIADEILFDEEIPVGPAGDVAMQEVDELAVAREDDVEAVIDDWHDRAAARRRDRKLEMVDRLISEHRAGDNEA, translated from the coding sequence GTGAGTACGCGAACGAGTGCGCTCGATGCAGTCGTCTTCGGTGTCGACGTCCAGAGCGGTGACGTGCGCGGCGACGCACCCTCCTACGCGCTGGTCGTTTACGACGGCGAGGACGTCAGCCGCGACGTCGTCACCCACCGAAAACTCCGGCGACTGATCGACGACGAGGAGCCGGCGATCGTCGCGACGGACAACATGTACGAACTGGCTGCCGACAAGGACCAGTTGATACACTTCCTCGGCTCGCTCCCCACCGGGACGAAACTCGTCCAGGTGACGGGTGCCGAACAGCCCGAGCCACTCTCGCGCGTCGCGAAGCGTCACGGCATCCCCTACGGGAAAGAGCCGATGCAGGAGGCCGAAGCCGCCGCTCGCCTGGCCGCCCACAGCGTCGGCCAGGAGGTCTCCGCCTTCACCGACACGACCGAGGTCAAGGTCGCCAGGGGCCGATCGACCGGCAAGGGCGGCTGGAGCGAGGACCGCTACACCCGGCGCATCCACGGCTCGGTCAAGAAACGCGCCCGCGAGGTCGAATCCGAACTCGAGGACGCGAACCTCGCATACGAGGCGGACGTTCGGGAGGCCTACGGCGGCTACGCCAACGCCGTCTTCACCGTCGAGGCGAAGCCGAGCGACATCCCCGTCTCCCGGAGCCGATCGGGCGACGTTCGCGTCGAGATCGAGCGCGAGCGCCGGGACGGCATCGAGTTCCGTCCGCTGGCGAAGCGTCGCGACCACGTCGTCGTCGGGATCGATCCGGGGACGACGACCGCGGTCGCGATCGTCTCCCTCGAGGGCACGGTCCTCGACGTCTGGAGTTCGCGCACGAGCGACACCGCGGACGTGATCGAGTGGATCGTCGAGCGGGGTCGCCCGATCATCGTCGCCGCCGACGTGACGCCGATGCCCGAGACGGTCGAGAAGTTCCGCCGGAGCTTCGACGCCGCGGGCTGGACGCCCGCGAGCGACCTCCCGATCGACGAGAAACAGCATCGCACGCGCGAGCATCCCTACGAGGACGATCACCAGCGGGACGCGCTGGCCGCCGCACTGTTCGCCGTCGACGATCACGAGGACCAGTTCGATCGCATCGCGGCCAAACTCCCGCCGGGCGTCGATCGGGGCGAGGTCACGGCCCGGGTCGTCGCCGGCGAGGAGAGCGTCGAGGCCGTCCTCACCGATCTCGAGGACGACGACACCGACGACGAGGACACATCCGAACACGAACCCCGCGAACTCACCGAGGAGGAGAAGCGGATCAAGGACCTGAAACGGCAGGTCGATCGGCTCCAGTCCCACGTCGAGACCCTCGAGGGACGACTCGAGAAGCGAGACGACCGGATCGACGAACTCGAACGGGAACTCGACGCCGCCCGCCGCGAGGAGCGCAAGGAAGTCCGCCGAGACCGCGAGGTGAACCGCCTCGAGCGGAAGGCAAACCGGCTGGAACGCGAGCGTGACGAGGCCCGCGAGGACGCCGAGACCCTCGAGAAGAAAGTCGATCGGATGAAGGCCCTGTGGAAGCTGGATCACTCGAACTTCAGCGACGTCTCCGCCGAGAAGGAGGGACTCGTCCCCGTCAAGGTCGTCGAGAAATTCACGAAGGGCGCGATCCGCGAGGCCGACGATCAGTACGGCATCGCGCCGGGCGACGTCGTCTACCTGCGCGACGCCAGCGGCGCCGGCCGATCGACGGCCGAACTACTCGCGGACTTCGAACCGCGCGTCATCCTGAAAGACGGCGGTCTCTCCGAGATCGCCGACGAGATCCTCTTCGACGAGGAGATTCCGGTCGGTCCCGCGGGCGACGTCGCCATGCAGGAGGTCGACGAACTCGCCGTCGCCCGCGAGGACGACGTCGAGGCCGTCATCGACGACTGGCACGACCGGGCCGCCGCCCGCAGGCGCGATCGGAAACTGGAGATGGTCGATCGGCTCATCAGCGAACACCGCGCGGGCGACAACGAGGCGTAA
- a CDS encoding DUF7470 family protein, whose amino-acid sequence MLRNLGPLGIVGLLIVAAGIGLIAWADPVVAVGMALVLAGLGLVVKALISNVLGAWGMM is encoded by the coding sequence ATGCTACGGAATCTCGGTCCGCTCGGAATCGTCGGCCTCCTGATCGTCGCTGCTGGCATCGGCCTGATCGCCTGGGCGGATCCGGTCGTCGCGGTCGGAATGGCGCTCGTGCTCGCCGGACTCGGCCTCGTCGTGAAGGCGTTGATCTCGAACGTACTCGGCGCGTGGGGGATGATGTGA